The genome window TTACCTGAATACGGGGCGGTCAAAAAGGAACTTGAGGCCTTTCAAACTGAAAAGGCGACAAGTGAGGGTAAGCTCGAAGCGCCCGAGCAGGCGAGCCATCAGGATGAGAACAACCAAAATGCCACCCAGTAATCAAAACTACATAATTTTCTGGAAAAAATACTACCCGACAATTTTTTCGGTGGCGGTTATTTTAATTATTTTTGCGATTATCCGAGGTCTCATCAGTTATTCGGAAATTAAAGTTGCAGAAGAGAAAACCAAGGTCGAGCTAATCGCCAAACAAGAAGCCGCCAACCCTTTCAAGTCAATTGAGCTCGGGGCCAGGGCAGCCTATGTCTTCGACCTTACGACCGGCAGGGAGATTTTCAGTAAGAACGCCGAGGCGCAACTGCCTTTGGCTTCGCTCACGAAAACCATGGCGGCAATCGTCGCTCTCGAGGCGGTACCAGATTTTACAAATATTAGAATTAGCAACTCTTCACTTCGAGAAGAAGGGGACAGTGGCCTTAAAGTCGGGGAGGACTGGCCACTTCGCAAAATTCTAGGTTTTTCACTTACCGCCTCATCAAATGACGGAGTAAGAGCCATCGCCGAGACCATCGGCGAACAGGCACTAAACCAAAACCAAACTGCCGATTTATCCGATCGAGGTAAATTTGTTAACCTGATGAATCAGAAGTCAAATACCCTCGGACTGTCCCAAACCTTTTTCCTCAACGAAACCGGACTTGATGTAAGCAGTAGCACAAGTGGCGCCTATGGCTCTGCGCGGGATGTCGCCAAACTGTTTGGCTATGCCCTAAACAGACATGCAGATGTTTTTCTGGATACCGGTTATCCTGATTTTTCTGTTAAAATTAATGATGGTATCCATATCGCGAAAAATACCAACAAAATCGTTTCGGAAATTAGCGGCCTCGTCGCCTCTAAGACCGGCTTCACCGATTTGGCCGGCGGCAACTTGGTAATCGCTTTCGATGCCGGCCTGATGCACCCGGTCATTGTTTCCATTTTGGGATCAACTGAAACCGGCCGGTTCGATGACGCACTGGCGCTTGTCAAATCCGCCATTGAGTATCTCGGAGACCACGAACCTAGAGTAAACTCTAAATAAGACTAAATGATAATCGACATCGTAAAAATTTTTATTCCGGCCGCACTTTCCTTCATCATCGGAATTTTACTGACCCCATCTCTAACCGCCATTTTGTATCGAAAGGAAATGTGGAAAAAAAAGGCCAAGACCGTCTCTTTTGACGGCAGTAGCACGCCAATTTTTAATAAGCTTCACCAGGTCCGCGAGACCAGCACACCCCGATTAGGTGGCATCATTATTTGGGGCTCAACTGCCATTACGGTAATTTTCATTTGGCTTTTGGCTCGGTTTTTCCCTTCGGACTTTACGCAAAAATTGGACTTTTTAAGTCGCTCACAAACCTGGGTACCGCTCTTTGCGATGGTTTTCGGCGGCCTGGTCGGCTGGGTCGATGACCTTTTGGACATCCGTGGCACCGGTGATCATATTGCCGGCGGGCTCTCATTGAAGAAACGCCTCTTGATTGTCGGCTTCGTCGCCTTGCTATCGGCCCTCTGGTTTTACTTTAAGCTCGGCATCACTTCAATCGGTCTCCCGTTTGGTGGGGAATTGCAGATTGGCTGGCTCTTCGTGCCACTCTTTGTTATTGTTGCGGCCGCCATCTACTCTGGCGGTATCATCGATGGGCTCGATGGTTTGGCCGGTGGAATTTTTGCGGCAATTTTTGCCGCCTACGCCGGCATTGCTTTCTACCAGCAACAAATCAACTTGGCGGCTTTTTGCGTGACGATCGTCGGCGCCATTCTCGCTTTCCTTTGGTTCAATATCCCGCCGGCGCGATTTTATATGTCCGAGACCGGTAGCATGGCCCTGACGATTACCCTCACGATTGTGGCGTTTATGACAGACGCAGTTGGTGAAGGGCACGGACTGATTGTTTTGCCAATTATCGCCTTTCCACTCGTCATTACCACAGCCTCTGTTATTATCCAGTATATATCAAAAAAATTCCGAAATGGGAAAAAAGTTTTTCTGGTCGCGCCTTTGCATCACCACTTCGAGGCGCTCGGTTGGCCGGCCTATAAAGTCACCATGCGCTACTGGGTTTTAGGTGTCGTCTTTGCCATTATCGGTCTAATCCTCGGACTAATTGGCTAGGTATGCGCGATAAACCTCTCGACAAACCTTTTTTAGTTGCGGTTTTCCTGCTTGCAGCTGTCGGCCTTTTGATTTTCATTTCTGCCTCGATGGGGCTACTCGCGAGAACCGGGGCAAGTTTTAGCAGTACCGCCTTTAACCAAATTGTCTTCGGACTGGTCTTTGGCTCTATCGCCGCCTATCTCACTTCAAGATTAAATTACAAATTCTGGCGAACTTACGCTTTTTATATCTTTCTCGGCTCGCTGCTTGTGAGCCTGCTGGTCTATGTTCCAGGACTCGGTTTCAGTCATGGGGGAGCCACCCGTTGGATAATTGTTGCCGGAATTTCCTTCCAGCCGGCCGAGCTGATTAAAATCGGCTTCATCATTTATTTTGCCGCCTGGCTATCCGGTGTGAAGGAGAAGATAAAATTATTCAGGTTTGGCATGTTGCCATTTTTGATTATTGTCGGGCTTGTCGGGGCCATCCTCTTGGCCCAGCCAGACACCGACACTTTTATGGTTATTTTTGCTGCCGGCTTGGCAATGTTTATTTCGGAAGGTGGCCGTTTTAGAGATATCCTCATTCTGGGAATTTTATCACTCCTTGCCATCGGTCTCCTCGCGATGCAGCGACCATATTTGATGTCACGGATTACAGTCTTTTTAAACCCGGCCAGCGACCCTTTGGGTGCCGGCTATCAGATCCAGCAGTCCTTAATCGCCATTGGGTCGGGCCAAATCACGGGGCGCGGTTTCGGACAGAGTATTCAAAAATTTAACTTCTTACCAGAACCGATTGGGGACTCGATTTTCGCGGTAGCCGGAGAAGAATTTGGCTTCGTGGGGACAGTCTCGCTTTTACTTCTATTTTTGTACTTTACTTTGCGTGGGCTTAAAATCGGAACCCAAGCACCGGACGCCTTCAGTAGACTCGTAGTGGTCGGCATTGTTATACTTATCATTATCCAAGCCTATCTGAACATCGGCGCGATGCTTGGTCTTCTGCCACTTTCCGGAATTACTCTACCTTTCGTGAGTCACGGCGGCACAGCACTCTTCTTTGTCCTGGCAGAAATTGGAATTATTTTGAACATTTCTAGATATAGTAAGTAGTTAGTAGTAAGTAGTAAGTAGGAAATGCAGAATAGCGGAAATGGAAAAAAGTTATAAAAAACTTATTGTGTGGCAAAAAGGAGTTGACCTGGTGACAGAGATTTATGCACTTACCGCGAAACTGCCCAGGTCAGAAACCTACGGATTAATTTCACAAATCCAACGATCCGCCGTCTCGATTCCGTCAAATATAACTGAAGGAAGCCGGCGACGGAGCAAGAAGGATTTTCAGCACTTCCTAAGTATTTCCTTTGGCTCAGGGTCAGAACTTGAAACACAAATTGAAATCTTAAGACGCTTGCCTTTTGGTAAAAATCTAAAGTATGAGAAAATTGATTCATTGCTAACCGAAATCATGAAAATGCTTAATGTGATGGTGTATGGGAGCAAAATTCATTCTGAACCTACTAACTACTAACTACTTACTACTAACTACTAGCTATGAAAATTCTATTTACAGGCGGCGGTACGGGCGGACACTTTTACCCAATCATCGCCGTCGCTGAAGCCCTTAACAAAATTGCCAAGGATGAGAAACTGCTAGAGGCCAGTCTGTACTTTATGTCGAATGCGCCTTACAACGAACGCGCTCTGCTCGATAATCAAATCACCTTTGTCCAAAGTCCGGCCGGCAAAGTCCGACGCTATTTTTCACTGTTAAATTTTTTTGATTTGTTCAAAACAGCTTTCGGGGTTCTCAAGGCCACCATCATTATTTTTAGAATTTTTCCTGATGTTATTTTCGGTAAAGGTGGTTATACCAGTTTTCCGGCACTCTTCGCCGGCCGACTGCTCGGTATTCCGGTCATGATCCACGAGTCAGACAGCTCGCCGGGCCGAGTCAACAAATGGGCAGGGAAGTTCGCCAAGCGAATTGCCGTCTCATATCCCGAAGCCGGTGAATTTTTTGACCAAGAAAAAGTTGCTTACACCGGCAACCCCGTTCGAGCCGAGATTGTCACCCCAACCACGGCCGGAGTTTTCGAATATTGGCAATTTTCACCGACCCTGCCGGTCATCATGATTCTCGGCGGTTCACAGGGCGCTTCCGCTATTAATGATGTCATTTTGGATGCCTTGCCAGATTTATTGGCCAGCTACCAGATTATTCATCAGACCGGCAAGGAGAAATTTGAGGAGGTCAGGGCTACTGCCGAATCAATTCTCAAGGACAATACTTACAAAAATCGCTACAAGCCATTACCTTATGTAAACGACTTAGCAATGCGAATGGGCGCCGGCGCTGCCAAGCTGATAATCTCTCGAGCCGGTTCAACAATTTTTGAAATTGCCATTTGGGGAATTCCAAGTATCATCGTGCCGATACCGGAGTCAATTTCCCACGACCAGAAAAGCAACGCTTTCGCTTATGCCAAAAGTGGGGGAGCGTTAGTCATTGAAGAGGAGAATTTTTCCACCCACTTGCTAGTTTCCGAAATTAACCGCCTATTTGGGAACCCGGGTATTTTAAAAAATATGTCGATAGGCGCCAAAGCTTTTGCTAGACCCGACGCCGCCGATAAAATCGCCCGAGAACTTATTCGAATTGGTCTCTCCCACGAAAAATAATCTAACCGGCAGGCAGCCTTAAAACTACGCGATTTTCTGCTATAATAGATTTATGACTAAGACTTCAAATACGAAGCCAGTTGTTCGTTTTGCACCATCACCAACCGGACTTTTTCACATCGGCAGTGCCCGGACCGCGCTTTTTAACTACCTTTTTGCCAGGCACAATCGGGGCCGTTT of Candidatus Paceibacterota bacterium contains these proteins:
- a CDS encoding putative peptidoglycan glycosyltransferase FtsW → MRDKPLDKPFLVAVFLLAAVGLLIFISASMGLLARTGASFSSTAFNQIVFGLVFGSIAAYLTSRLNYKFWRTYAFYIFLGSLLVSLLVYVPGLGFSHGGATRWIIVAGISFQPAELIKIGFIIYFAAWLSGVKEKIKLFRFGMLPFLIIVGLVGAILLAQPDTDTFMVIFAAGLAMFISEGGRFRDILILGILSLLAIGLLAMQRPYLMSRITVFLNPASDPLGAGYQIQQSLIAIGSGQITGRGFGQSIQKFNFLPEPIGDSIFAVAGEEFGFVGTVSLLLLFLYFTLRGLKIGTQAPDAFSRLVVVGIVILIIIQAYLNIGAMLGLLPLSGITLPFVSHGGTALFFVLAEIGIILNISRYSK
- a CDS encoding four helix bundle protein gives rise to the protein MEKSYKKLIVWQKGVDLVTEIYALTAKLPRSETYGLISQIQRSAVSIPSNITEGSRRRSKKDFQHFLSISFGSGSELETQIEILRRLPFGKNLKYEKIDSLLTEIMKMLNVMVYGSKIHSEPTNY
- a CDS encoding UDP-N-acetylglucosamine--N-acetylmuramyl-(pentapeptide) pyrophosphoryl-undecaprenol N-acetylglucosamine transferase translates to MKILFTGGGTGGHFYPIIAVAEALNKIAKDEKLLEASLYFMSNAPYNERALLDNQITFVQSPAGKVRRYFSLLNFFDLFKTAFGVLKATIIIFRIFPDVIFGKGGYTSFPALFAGRLLGIPVMIHESDSSPGRVNKWAGKFAKRIAVSYPEAGEFFDQEKVAYTGNPVRAEIVTPTTAGVFEYWQFSPTLPVIMILGGSQGASAINDVILDALPDLLASYQIIHQTGKEKFEEVRATAESILKDNTYKNRYKPLPYVNDLAMRMGAGAAKLIISRAGSTIFEIAIWGIPSIIVPIPESISHDQKSNAFAYAKSGGALVIEEENFSTHLLVSEINRLFGNPGILKNMSIGAKAFARPDAADKIARELIRIGLSHEK